From Camelina sativa cultivar DH55 chromosome 7, Cs, whole genome shotgun sequence, one genomic window encodes:
- the LOC104702089 gene encoding carbon catabolite repressor protein 4 homolog 5-like isoform X4 → MQASYVFRRLTVLMISMVFLKIGDFKVFTRFKLLDYQHIEFDRFDMRNNVAQLCVLEMNHKDPKSKLSIRPSDPRRLVVGNIHVLFNPKRGDIKLGQVRLFLEKAYKLSQEWGNIPVAIAGDLNSTPQSAIYDFIASADLDTQLHDRRQISGQSEVEPKKRSFRKRYAVSAAVSASGSLPNAWSKEELQFATGGQASTHVQHQLKLHSAYSGVPGTHRTRDQRGEPLATTYHSRFLGTVDYIWHTKELVPVRVLETLPTDVLTRTCRLPSEKWGSDHLAIACELGFVND, encoded by the exons ATGCAAGCATCTTATGTCTTCAG GAGGTTGACCGTTTTGATGATCTCGATGGTATTCTTAAAAATAGGGGATTTCAAGGTGTTCACAAG ATTTAAACTTCTAGACTATCAACATATAGAGTTTGATAGATTTGACATGCGAAACAATGTTGCTCAACTTTGTGTTTTAGAG ATGAACCATAAAGACCCAAAGTCTAAATTAAGTATACGACCTTCAGA TCCTCGACGGCTTGTAGTTGGGAATATACATGTCTTGTTCAATCCTAAGCGTGGGGATATCAAGCTAGGCCAA GTAAGACTATTTCTGGAGAAGGCTTACAAGTTATCACAAGAATGGGGAAATATTCCAGTGGCGATTGCTGGTGATCTGAATAGCACTCCACAG AGTGCAATCTACGATTTCATAGCTTCAGCTGAT tTGGATACACAATTACACGATCGCAGGCAAATTTCTGGTCAGTCTGAAGTGGAACCAAAGAAGAGGTCATTTAGAAAACGGTATGCAGTTAG TGCTGCAGTATCCGCATCCGGATCACTACCCAATGCATGGAGCAAGGAAGAACTACAGTTTGCAACTGGTGGTCAAGCAAGCACTCATGTCCAACATCAACTGAAGCTTCATAGCGCATATAGTGGAGTTCCT GGTACTCATAGAACGAGAGATCAACGCGGTGAACCATTGGCAACAACATATCATTCCAGGTTCCTGGGAACAGTTGATTATATATG GCACACAAAGGAACTTGTTCCTGTCAGGGTTCTTGAAACCTTGCCAACTGATGTTTTGACAAGAACATGCCGACTACCAAGTGAG AAATGGGGAAGCGACCATCTTGCTATCGCATGTGAACTCGGCTTTGTCAATGACTGA
- the LOC104704861 gene encoding LOW QUALITY PROTEIN: UDP-glycosyltransferase 89B1 (The sequence of the model RefSeq protein was modified relative to this genomic sequence to represent the inferred CDS: substituted 1 base at 1 genomic stop codon) translates to MTLRVSEEXNIPTKTHVLIFPFPAQGHLIPLLDFTHRLALRGGAALTITVLLTPKNLPFLSPLLSAGVNIETLILPFPSHPSIPPGVENVQDLPPSAFPSMIHALGNLHAPLLSWIASHPSPPVAIVSDFFLGWTQNLGIPRLEFSPSAAITCCILNTLWIDMPTKKHDDDDDEILEFPKIPNCPKYPWSHVSSIYRSYVRGDPTWEFVRDSFRDNVASWGLVVNSFTAMEGVYLEHLKREMGHDRVWAVGPILPVSGDNRGGPNSVSVDHVMSWLDAREDDHVVYVCFGSQAVLTKEQTLALASGLEKSGVHFVWAVKEPVEENSTRGNILDGFDDRVAGRGLVIRGWAPQVAVLRHRAVGAFLTHCGWNSVMEAVVAGVLMLTWPMRADQYTDASLVVDQLRVGVRACEGPDTVPDPDELARVFEDAVTGKQTERIKAVELRKAALDAVQEHGSSVKDLDGFIQHVVSLGLNK, encoded by the coding sequence ATGACATTGAGAGTATCGGAGGAATAGAACATTCCTACAAAGACTCATGTCTTGATCTTTCCATTTCCGGCGCAAGGCCACCTGATTCCCCTCCTCGACTTCACGCACCGCCTAGCTCTCCGAGGCGGCGCCGCCTTAACCATAACAGTCTTACTCACCCCAAAGAACCTCCCtttcctctctcctcttctctccgCCGGAGTTAACATCGAAACACTTATCCTCCCTTTTCCTTCTCACCCTTCGATCCCTCCCGGCGTCGAAAACGTCCAAGACTTACCTCCTTCCGCCTTCCCTTCAATGATCCACGCGCTTGGTAATCTCCACGCGCCGCTTCTCTCTTGGATTGCTTCTCACCCTTCTCCTCCTGTAGCCATCGTCTCTGATTTCTTCCTTGGCTGGACCCAGAACCTCGGAATCCCTCGTCTCGAATTCTCTCCCTCCGCTGCTATCACTTGCTGCATCCTCAATACGTTGTGGATCGATATGCCCACCAAGAAACAcgacgatgacgatgacgagATCCTCGAGTTTCCCAAGATCCCGAATTGTCCGAAATACCCTTGGTCTCACGTCTCTTCGATTTACAGAAGTTACGTTCGCGGAGATCCAACTTGGGAATTCGTGAGAGACTCGTTTAGAGACAACGTGGCGAGTTGGGGACTCGTCGTCAACTCTTTCACCGCCATGGAAGGTGTTTATCTCGAGCATCTTAAGCGTGAGATGGGCCATGATCGTGTATGGGCCGTAGGACCAATTCTTCCAGTATCCGGTGATAATCGCGGTGGGCCGAACTCGGTTTCTGTCGATCACGTGATGTCGTGGCTAGACGCACGTGAGGATGACCACGTGGTGTACGTGTGCTTTGGAAGTCAAGCTGTTTTGACCAAGGAGCAGACTCTTGCGCTCGCTTCTGGGCTCGAGAAAAGCGGCGTTCATTTCGTATGGGCCGTAAAGGAGCCCGTCGAGGAAAATTCGACACGTGGAAACATCCTAGACGGCTTTGACGATCGTGTGGCTGGGAGAGGTCTGGTGATCAGAGGATGGGCTCCACAAGTGGCTGTGCTACGTCACCGAGCCGTGGGAGCGTTTCTAACGCACTGCGGTTGGAACTCCGTGATGGAGGCGGTTGTCGCGGGCGTTTTGATGCTGACGTGGCCGATGAGAGCAGACCAGTACACAGACGCGTCTCTTGTGGTCGACCAGCTGAGAGTGGGCGTGCGTGCTTGCGAAGGACCAGACACGGTTCCTGACCCGGACGAGTTAGCTAGAGTTTTCGAAGATGCCGTGACCGGAAAGCAAACGGAGAGGATCAAAGCGGTGGAGCTGAGGAAAGCAGCGTTGGATGCGGTCCAAGAACATGGGAGCTCCGTTAAGGATTTAGATGGGTTTATCCAACATGTCGTTAGTTTAGGACTAAACAAATGA
- the LOC104702090 gene encoding uncharacterized protein LOC104702090 translates to MALTVSSGGGGARIHCKDLTDSSRNPFFTFRLVNFPSPSRTRHHVVSAAKKPSAQTGRFDSKKRRSLVPTTTTKDQPEENNGVYDGENPPSQIEISLEDDGGDRTVVNTRFRGDPKDAPVFAIKDLPGLETDPWEGEKWDGLGFFVQYLWAFGILFALISGGLAAGTYNEGATDFKETPVYKEAIQSRDLLDEAESSNSEDVFESNPTEVAPSLE, encoded by the exons atggcTCTCACCGTGAGCAGCGGTGGCGGAGGAGCTAGAATCCATTGTAAAGACCTAACGGATTCTTCTCGTAATCCTTTCTTCACCTTCCGACTCGTAAACTTCCCTTCTCCGTCAAGAACCCGTCACCACGTTGTCTCTGCCGCCAAAAAACCTTCCGCACAGACCGGTCGGTTCGACAGCAAGAAGCGTCGGAGCCTCGTCCCCACTACGACGACCAAGGATCAGCCGGAAGAAAACAACGGCGTTTACGACGGCGAGAATCCGCCGTCTCAGATCGAAATCAGCTTGGAAGACGACGGTGGAGATAGGACGGTTGTGAATACTCGATTCAGAGGTGATCCAAAAGACGCGCCGGTATTTGCGATTAAGGATCTTCCTGGGCTTGAAACAGATCCTTGGGAAGGTGAGAAGTGGGATGGTTTAGGGTTCTTCGTTCAGTACTTATGGGCTTTCGGAATCCTCTTCGCG CTAATCTCCGGTGGACTTGCGGCGGGGACGTATAATGAAGGTGCTACGGATTTCAAAGAGACGCCAGTGTATAAAGAGGCGATCCAATCTCGTGACCTTCTTGATGAAGCAGAGAGTTCCAACTCTGAAGATGTGTTCGAGTCCAACCCAACAGAAGTGGCGCCTAGTTTGGAATAG